Within Candidatus Binataceae bacterium, the genomic segment GGCGATCTCGGGCGCGAGCGCCGCGAGCTCTGACCGCACGATATATGGCGGGTTCGAGACTACGAGATCGAACCGCGCCGCCATGTCGCCGATTGCAGGCCAGAGATCGGACGGCTCGAAACGGATCCTATCGGCGACGCCATGGCGGACGGCGTTGCGCGCAGCGACCGCGAGGGCCGCGCGGGAGATGTCGGTGGCGACGATTTCGACGCGCGGCTCGTTGACCGCGAGCGCGATCGCGATCGCGCCTGATCCGATTCCCAGCTCAAGCACGCGCATGACCGCACGAGTTTTGCCTCGACGCAGGGTTTCGAGCGCGGCGGCGACGAGGGTTTCGGTCTCGGGTCGCGGGATCAGGACGGCGGGGTTCACCTCGAACTCGAGCGAGAAAAATTCCTTCCGGCCCGTGATATAGGCGAGCGGTTCGCGCGTTGCGCGCCGCGCGACGAATGCCTCGAATCGATGCTGCGCAGCGGCCGGAAAATGCCCGGCGAAGATCAGGACTTGCGCGCGCGCGATTTCGAGCGCTGCGGCGGCAAGGATTTCGGCGTCGAGACGCGCGCTCTCGATCCCGGCGGCCGTCAGCGCCGCGGCCGCGGCACGGATCGCGAAACTGACCGAATGCTCAACTCTGATCGGCGGCCTCATGCAGCTATAAGCAATTCAGAGAATTCCTCGACATCAATCTCGACGAGCCGACGCAAGACGCCATCGCCGTTGTCACCGATTCTGTCTATTATGCATGTTAAGTGTTTGCTCGACGGGTCACGAAAACGATCGCGGAAACTTAACCGCCGAGACGGCATGGCTAATGGAACTCCGGAGCACAGTGCGATTGAGTCCCGAGCGTGCGCCGTGAAAAACTTTAACACAGTCATGCGGGCGAAAGCGTAAAGCGATTCGCATAGCGTTTTGCTTTAGCCGGCAGGACTGGATGGGGATGAGTCGCGAGTGGATGGCTCAGGCGTAGCGAGGGGTCACGATGGATGATGCAGCGCTGGGCAGCGGCGGCGAGGTTGGGGCGTTTCCGATCGCGCAGCCGGCGCCGAAATACGATCTCTCGGCGCCAGAGCTTTATCTCAATCGCGAGCTGACTTGGCTGAACTTCAATCGGCGCGTGCTCGCAGAGGCCGAGGACGCGCGCAACCGGCTGCTGGAGCGGGTCAAGTTTCTGGCGATCAGCGCCTCCAATCTCGACGAGTTTTTCATGAAGCGCATCGGCGGCCTCAA encodes:
- the prmC gene encoding peptide chain release factor N(5)-glutamine methyltransferase, with amino-acid sequence MRPPIRVEHSVSFAIRAAAAALTAAGIESARLDAEILAAAALEIARAQVLIFAGHFPAAAQHRFEAFVARRATREPLAYITGRKEFFSLEFEVNPAVLIPRPETETLVAAALETLRRGKTRAVMRVLELGIGSGAIAIALAVNEPRVEIVATDISRAALAVAARNAVRHGVADRIRFEPSDLWPAIGDMAARFDLVVSNPPYIVRSELAALAPEIAEYEPLIALDGGADGLDFYRRIAAELHSYLSSDGQLLVEVGADQAAAIISIFEDRSATALSTIKDLAGHQRVVAASFGG